The Deltaproteobacteria bacterium DNA segment AGATGAAGCCGGAAAGAAGAAAGGAAGGCAGAAAGGCGCTGAGTATGACCATCTGGCTGGCTTCCATCTGATTTCGGGCCACGGCCGAGATGAGCAGGCCCCAGCTCAATGTTCCGGCCATAAAAATCAGAGAAACCAGGAGCAGGTTGAGGTAGCTGCCTCGAAAAGGCACCCCGAAAATCAGGACCCCGGCCACGACCACCAGGGTTATCTCGATGAGACCCAGCCCGAGGTAAGGCAGGAGCTTGCCCAACACCAGCTCGCTGCCGGTGATGGGCGTGGAAACAAGCTGTTCCATGGTGCCGGTCTCTTTTTCCCTGGAGATGGTCAACGCGGTCATCAGGGCGCAGATGACCATCATGATCACCGCGCTCAGACCCGGTATGATGAAATTCCTGCTCTTGAGCTCCGGGTTGAACCAGACACGAATGCGGGGATCGAGAGGCCGGGCCGACAGGCGCAGACCGGCCTTGCGGATGCGGGCCATCTGGCGGCTGAGGTTGAACCTGTTCGCAATACCGGTGAAGTAGCCGGAGGCGATGGTCGTGGTGTTGGAATCGGTGCCATCGAAGATGACCTGAACCGGGGCCTCGACCCCTTTACTGACCCGGGCGGAAAAGTCGGCCGGGATGACCAGAGTCATGAGGGCCTCGCGCCGTGCCAGGGCCGGTTCGATCTCAGCCTGGCGATGGATATGGCGCACGATAGTAAAATACCGCGAATCAGCCAGCCGTCTAACCAGGTCACGGGAGGCAGGCGTCTGATCCAGGTCCAGGACCAGGGTCGGGATGTTGTCCACGTCCAGGCTCAAGGCATAGCCGAAAAGCAGGATCAGCATCATGGGCATGAAGATGGCCGCGATGAGGACACGAATGTCCCGCCTGACCAGGATGATCTCTTTTTTAGCCATGGCCCTGATGCGGCGGATGCTCATGCCTGATCCTCCAACCCCTGGCCCACCAGAGCCACGAAGACGTCTTCCAGACTGGGATCAATGGGCTTGATGCTCTTGATCTCCTGTCCGGCCGGAGCCAGTATGGAAAAGAGATACTCCCCGGCCTCAACACCCTCGGCCAGGCGCACGTGAAAGGAGCGGCCGAAAATCGCGGCCTCGTGAACCCGGTCCGCTCCGCTCAGCAGTTCCACCGCAGCCAGCACGCTGGAGGTTTCCACATCGTAAATGCGGCCGGAAAGCTTTTCCTGTTTAAGCCGCTCCGGTGAGTCCATGGCAATGAGCCGCCCTTGGTTGATCAGGGCGATCCGGTCGCAGTATTCAGCCTCTTCCATGAAATGCGTCGTAACAAAGACCGTCACCCCTTCATCGGCCAGGGCGTAAATCAGGTCCCAGAAGTTGCGCCGCGTCCGGGGGTCAACCCCTGAGGTCGGCTCGTCGAGAAAGATGATTCCGGGCCGGTGGAGGATGGCGCAGCCCAGGGCCAGGCGCTGTTTGTGCCCCACGGGCAGCTCCCAGGTCATGGAGTTTCGCCGGTCCGTCAGGGAGATCAGATTCAGGACTTCTTCGATCCGCTCTTGCCGCGCCCGGTTAACCAGGCCGTAGATGCCTCCGAAGAAGTCGAGGTTCTCCTTAACGCGAAGATCGTCGTAGAGCGAGAACCGCTGAGACATGTAGCCGATGCTGGCCTTGATTTCTTCGGACTGGATGATGATATCCTTGCCTTGGACCTGGCCCTCTCCGGAAGTGGGAGTGAGAAGGCCGCACAGCATGCGGATGGTGGTGGACTTGCCTGCGCCGTTCGGGCCCAGGAACCCGAAGATCTCTCCGGGAAAGACTTCCAGGGAAACACGATCTACGGCCGTGAAGTCGCCGAAACGCTTGACAACGTCCTTTAGCTCAACCGCGGCCTTCACGTCGCACCCTCCCCTGCCGCGCGCGTCAGTATGGAGAGATAGGCGTCCTCGAGGGTGGGCTGGCTCGGCTCCAGT contains these protein-coding regions:
- a CDS encoding ABC transporter ATP-binding protein, which gives rise to MKAAVELKDVVKRFGDFTAVDRVSLEVFPGEIFGFLGPNGAGKSTTIRMLCGLLTPTSGEGQVQGKDIIIQSEEIKASIGYMSQRFSLYDDLRVKENLDFFGGIYGLVNRARQERIEEVLNLISLTDRRNSMTWELPVGHKQRLALGCAILHRPGIIFLDEPTSGVDPRTRRNFWDLIYALADEGVTVFVTTHFMEEAEYCDRIALINQGRLIAMDSPERLKQEKLSGRIYDVETSSVLAAVELLSGADRVHEAAIFGRSFHVRLAEGVEAGEYLFSILAPAGQEIKSIKPIDPSLEDVFVALVGQGLEDQA
- a CDS encoding ABC transporter permease; amino-acid sequence: MSIRRIRAMAKKEIILVRRDIRVLIAAIFMPMMLILLFGYALSLDVDNIPTLVLDLDQTPASRDLVRRLADSRYFTIVRHIHRQAEIEPALARREALMTLVIPADFSARVSKGVEAPVQVIFDGTDSNTTTIASGYFTGIANRFNLSRQMARIRKAGLRLSARPLDPRIRVWFNPELKSRNFIIPGLSAVIMMVICALMTALTISREKETGTMEQLVSTPITGSELVLGKLLPYLGLGLIEITLVVVAGVLIFGVPFRGSYLNLLLVSLIFMAGTLSWGLLISAVARNQMEASQMVILSAFLPSFLLSGFIYPIENMPLALQVVTYIVPARYFVEIAKGLFLKGVGLDVLWPQVLFLAAYGFVTLNLARKLFSKRIA